In Helianthus annuus mitochondrion, complete genome, the following are encoded in one genomic region:
- the ccmC gene encoding cytochrome c biogenesis C: MSLSLLQPSFLMSKTRSYAKIFIGSRLFLTAMAIHLSLRVAPLDLQQGGNSRIPYVHVPAARMSILVYIATAINTFLFLLTKHPLFLRSFGTGTEMGAFSTLFTLVTGGFRGRPMWGTFWVWDARLTSVLISFLIYMGALRFQKLPIEPAPISIRAGPIDIPIIKSSVNWWNTSHQPGSISRYGTSIHVPMPIPILSNFANSPFSTRILFVLETRLLIPSFLESPLTEEIEAQEGIPKPSSLAGIHG; the protein is encoded by the coding sequence ATGTCCCTTTCATTATTACAACCTTCTTTTTTGATGTCAAAGACCAGAAGCTACGCGAAAATTTTCATTGGATCTCGGTTGTTCTTAACAGCGATGGCTATTCATTTAAGTCTTCGGGTAGCACCACTAGACCTTCAACAAGGTGGAAATTCTCGTATTCCTTATGTACACGTTCCTGCGGCTCGGATGAGTATTCTTGTTTATATCGCTACGGCTATAAACACGTTCTTGTTCCTATTAACAAAACATCCCCTTTTTCTTCGCTCTTTCGGAACCGGTACAGAAATGGGTGCTTTTTCTACGTTGTTTACCTTAGTTACTGGGGGGTTTCGGGGAAGACCTATGTGGGGCACCTTTTGGGTGTGGGATGCTCGTTTAACCTCTGTATTAATCTCGTTCCTTATTTACATGGGTGCACTGCGTTTTCAAAAGCTTCCTATCGAACCGGCTCCTATTTCAATCCGTGCTGGACCGATCGATATACCCATAATCAAGTCTTCAGTCAACTGGTGGAATACATCGCATCAACCTGGGAGCATTAGCCGATATGGTACATCAATACATGTTCCTATGCCCATTCCAATCTTGTCTAACTTTGCTAACTCCCCCTTCTCAACCCGTATCTTGTTCGTTCTGGAAACACGTCTTCTTATTCCATCTTTTCTCGAATCTCCTTTAACGGAAGAAATAGAAGCTCAAGAAGGAATACCAAAACCTAGTTCACTCGCTGGCATCCATGGCTGA